TACAGCCCCAGCGCCCGGCGGATGTCGCGCCAGTCGACGTATTTGAAGTTCTGGGCGCCGCCGTCGTTGACGTCGTCCTGGATGACCACGACGCCTTCGGGGAAGGGGCCGACCGGCCCACTGGCGGCGGCGAGGCCGTCGGTTCCGGTGACGCCGTCCACCGCGCCGTCAACGACCTTGAACCGGCCCTTGTACTGCGGCGCCGGGCCGTCGATGCGCCAGACGGGGAAGGTGGAATCGCCCTGGCTGGAGGCGATCAGATAACGGCCCGAGGCGTCGGCGATGGTGGTCAGGCCCTCGGCGTCGGCGACCAGGATGTCCTTGGCGATGGGCTGGATCAGGGTGCGGGTCGCGCCAGAGGCCGGGTCCAGGCCATAGCGCCACAGGCCGATGTTCTCTTCGTTGATATAGAGGGCGTCGCCGGTCGTGTCGGCGGCGCAGCCTTCGGAGATCGAGCCGATCTCGGCGGTGCGGACCAGGCGGGCCACGGGCTTGCCGGCGGCGTCGGCGGTCAGGATGAACTGGCGCAGTTCGCCCTCATGGCCGACCAGGATGGCGTGGACCTCGGCGCCGCGACGGGCGAAACAGAAGCCGTAGGGTTCGACAACGTCGGTCGCCACATGGCCCCAGTAGCGCACGCCGTTCTGGCCGGTCCCGGCCGGGTCGAAGACATAAAGCGAGACGCCGGTCTTGCCCGGCGTGCGGTCGCTGGCGCCCAGCACGACCTGCGGCCGGCCGTCGATCGACAGGCCCTCGACCACATCGACGTTGTTCAACAGACCCTCGGGCAGGAACTGAAGGATGCGGCCGTCGAAGCCATAGATATAAAGACCCGACTTCTTGTCGGTGCCGGCGACGAAGCCGGGCGTGGCCTGGCCCATCACCATGACCGGCGTTGTGCTGGCCCAGACGGCGGGGTCGTCGGCGGCGTCCTGGCCGGGGGCGCCGACAGGCGGGGTTTCCAGGATGGCGTGAACGGGCGCGCCAGGGCCGACGAGGCCGCCGCCTTCACCCTGGAAATCCACCTCGTGCGCGGCGCAGCCAGCCAGCAGCGACATTAGGGCGCAGGCGGTCGGCAGGCGAAGGCGAGGGCGGCGCATGGGGTGGGCTCCGAAACGGGATGCGGCGTCCTTTCGCCATGGAAGCGGCGCGGTCAACGGCGGTGTCGTGACGGTTGCGCGTCGCGTTGATGACCAATGATCCGAAAAAGGATCAATCGTCTCGTGACTGTCTGA
Above is a genomic segment from Candidatus Brevundimonas colombiensis containing:
- a CDS encoding phytase encodes the protein MRRPRLRLPTACALMSLLAGCAAHEVDFQGEGGGLVGPGAPVHAILETPPVGAPGQDAADDPAVWASTTPVMVMGQATPGFVAGTDKKSGLYIYGFDGRILQFLPEGLLNNVDVVEGLSIDGRPQVVLGASDRTPGKTGVSLYVFDPAGTGQNGVRYWGHVATDVVEPYGFCFARRGAEVHAILVGHEGELRQFILTADAAGKPVARLVRTAEIGSISEGCAADTTGDALYINEENIGLWRYGLDPASGATRTLIQPIAKDILVADAEGLTTIADASGRYLIASSQGDSTFPVWRIDGPAPQYKGRFKVVDGAVDGVTGTDGLAAASGPVGPFPEGVVVIQDDVNDGGAQNFKYVDWRDIRRALGL